In Bradyrhizobium sp. 1(2017), one DNA window encodes the following:
- a CDS encoding acetylserotonin O-methyltransferase: protein MTLNPWLDMLNLINGFQVTQAIRVASTLRIADHLKDGARSAEKLASLTESNADALYRLLRALAGVGIFREGPDRTFALTPMGDCLRTNSATPIGGWAEHVGNTAYWQAWGHLLHSVRTGGNAFRDLHGEDVWEYRAKHPEANAIFNRAMTDMSRGGGEAIVKAYDFSSFRHVVDVGGGQGTLLAVILRACPRARGTLFDQPQVIAGAKTQLQAHGVADRCEVIGGSFFDAVPEGGDVYVMRHIIHDWEDDEATAILKSCRRAMIKSAKLLLVERTVAPPNQLPGKFSDLNMLVAPGGRERTSEEYAALFEKSGFELTRVLPAGGFNVVEARPC from the coding sequence GTGACGCTCAATCCCTGGCTCGACATGCTCAACTTGATCAATGGCTTTCAGGTAACGCAGGCCATCAGGGTCGCGTCAACACTCCGAATCGCGGATCATCTAAAGGATGGAGCGCGTTCCGCTGAGAAGTTGGCTTCCTTGACGGAGAGCAACGCAGACGCGCTCTATCGGTTGCTGCGTGCACTCGCCGGCGTTGGTATCTTTCGCGAAGGCCCGGACCGAACCTTTGCTTTGACTCCGATGGGTGATTGCTTGCGGACAAACTCGGCAACGCCCATTGGCGGCTGGGCAGAGCATGTCGGCAATACTGCCTATTGGCAGGCGTGGGGACACTTGTTGCATAGCGTCCGCACCGGAGGGAACGCATTCAGAGATCTTCATGGCGAAGATGTCTGGGAGTACCGCGCCAAGCATCCTGAAGCTAACGCCATCTTCAACCGCGCAATGACCGACATGTCTCGAGGCGGCGGCGAGGCGATAGTCAAGGCTTACGATTTCTCAAGCTTTCGACATGTTGTGGACGTGGGGGGCGGACAAGGCACGCTGTTGGCGGTTATTTTGCGAGCCTGCCCACGGGCCCGTGGCACGCTGTTCGACCAGCCCCAAGTCATTGCGGGAGCGAAGACGCAATTGCAAGCGCATGGCGTAGCCGACCGCTGCGAAGTCATCGGCGGTAGCTTTTTTGATGCGGTGCCGGAAGGCGGAGACGTTTATGTGATGAGACACATCATTCACGATTGGGAGGACGACGAGGCCACAGCTATCCTCAAATCCTGCCGTCGGGCCATGATCAAATCGGCAAAGCTGCTGCTCGTCGAGCGCACCGTGGCGCCCCCCAATCAATTGCCGGGAAAATTCAGTGATCTGAATATGCTTGTTGCACCTGGAGGCCGAGAGCGGACCAGCGAAGAATATGCCGCCCTGTTCGAAAAATCCGGTTTTGAACTGACCCGAGTCTTGCCGGCTGGTGGCTTCAATGTCGTGGAGGCTCGGCCCTGTTGA
- a CDS encoding class I SAM-dependent methyltransferase gives MGTPIEARSSALSAYNAAATDFYNHAANTFWDHAGQTTISRLQLRAGSTILDVCCGTGASALPAAKAVGPDGLVLGVDLAEHMIEAARARANERGLDNAEFRVGDMLELNLPPATFDAVICVFGIFFVPDMQQAVRTLWKLVRPNGRLAITTWGPRFFEPASTVFWNAVRQQRPDLYRGFNPWDRISEPEALHELFASAGAHAPDIEPETRQHRLRSPEDWWPMVLGTGYRGTIEQLNATQRERVRTSCLDYIRDHGMAAVEANVLYGHATKTET, from the coding sequence ATGGGCACGCCGATCGAAGCGAGGTCGAGTGCATTGTCCGCGTACAACGCCGCGGCAACCGACTTCTACAACCACGCCGCCAATACCTTCTGGGACCACGCCGGTCAGACCACTATCTCGCGGCTCCAGCTAAGGGCCGGCAGCACCATCCTGGATGTCTGCTGCGGAACCGGAGCCTCCGCGCTTCCGGCCGCGAAGGCTGTCGGCCCCGATGGATTGGTTCTCGGCGTTGACCTCGCCGAGCACATGATTGAAGCCGCCAGAGCCAGGGCCAATGAACGCGGGCTCGACAACGCCGAATTTCGCGTGGGCGACATGCTCGAACTGAATCTTCCGCCTGCGACCTTCGACGCGGTCATCTGCGTTTTCGGCATCTTCTTCGTGCCGGACATGCAGCAAGCCGTACGGACATTGTGGAAACTGGTGCGGCCAAATGGGCGGCTCGCGATCACCACCTGGGGACCACGGTTCTTCGAGCCTGCGAGCACCGTGTTCTGGAATGCGGTGCGGCAGCAGCGGCCAGATCTCTACCGAGGGTTCAATCCATGGGATCGGATTTCAGAACCGGAAGCCCTGCACGAGCTGTTTGCCTCGGCCGGCGCGCACGCGCCCGACATAGAACCGGAAACCAGGCAGCATCGCCTGCGCTCACCTGAGGATTGGTGGCCGATGGTGCTGGGAACAGGCTATCGCGGCACGATCGAGCAGCTGAATGCGACCCAACGCGAGCGGGTGCGCACGAGTTGCCTCGACTATATTCGCGACCACGGCATGGCAGCGGTCGAGGCCAACGTGCTGTATGGGCATGCGACGAAGACCGAAACCTGA
- a CDS encoding glycosyltransferase — protein MLTAARRLRRNGHHVRVMADPAMRPEVETSGFPFVTWRRAPTGTAADPVDVSNIQDFLRRAVFDPAGLYAADLRDEIERMPTDAALVLDALFGGTLGAEASGVPFALLSPHVSLRPLPGMPPVTSGLTQPETPEERAEIDAANAKQAETINEFLPHLNRTRASLGLAPLADVFDLFDRADRLLLATSRAFDFEADALPDNFRYVGPLLDVPTWSQSLQAEAWRAPWPVASGRPRALIACSTGAQGQHDMFQRMIDAMGSLEIDALATAGPNLDVADLRAPKNVHLTRGAPHDLVMKNVSVVIAQGGHGTTTRSLINGLPQLILPIGRDQAANAARVEAKGAGLQLPPSASEADIAAAVSRLIAEPQFTLAARLIGEAMKADIDRSGLVDEMEAIAAAGRAARQLSKRLSLRKSA, from the coding sequence ATGCTGACCGCGGCGCGGCGGCTGCGCCGAAATGGACACCATGTCCGGGTGATGGCGGATCCGGCGATGCGGCCCGAGGTCGAGACCTCCGGCTTTCCATTCGTCACATGGCGCCGCGCCCCGACCGGAACGGCTGCCGATCCCGTCGACGTCTCGAACATCCAGGATTTTCTCCGCCGGGCCGTCTTCGATCCCGCCGGGCTCTATGCGGCCGACCTGCGGGATGAGATCGAGCGGATGCCGACGGACGCCGCTCTGGTGCTCGACGCGCTCTTTGGCGGCACGCTCGGGGCTGAGGCATCCGGCGTGCCCTTCGCGCTTCTGTCACCTCATGTCAGCCTTCGGCCTCTGCCGGGAATGCCGCCGGTCACGAGCGGATTGACCCAGCCGGAGACGCCGGAAGAACGCGCCGAGATCGACGCCGCCAATGCGAAGCAGGCCGAAACGATCAACGAGTTTCTGCCCCATCTCAATCGCACGCGTGCCAGTCTCGGCCTTGCTCCGCTGGCTGATGTGTTCGACTTGTTCGATCGCGCCGACCGGCTCCTGCTCGCGACCAGCCGGGCGTTCGATTTTGAGGCCGACGCGCTGCCCGACAATTTCCGCTACGTCGGACCGTTACTGGATGTGCCGACCTGGTCGCAATCCTTGCAAGCTGAGGCGTGGCGCGCGCCATGGCCGGTCGCATCGGGGCGTCCGCGCGCGCTGATCGCCTGCAGCACCGGCGCGCAGGGGCAGCACGATATGTTTCAGCGCATGATCGACGCCATGGGATCGCTCGAGATCGATGCGCTTGCGACCGCCGGTCCCAATCTCGACGTTGCCGATCTCAGGGCTCCGAAGAACGTGCATCTGACCAGGGGCGCGCCCCATGACCTCGTCATGAAGAATGTTTCCGTGGTGATAGCGCAGGGCGGCCACGGAACCACGACACGTTCGCTGATCAACGGACTGCCGCAGCTCATTCTGCCGATCGGACGAGACCAGGCTGCCAACGCCGCGCGCGTCGAGGCGAAGGGGGCGGGGCTTCAACTGCCGCCTTCGGCCTCCGAAGCGGACATTGCCGCAGCGGTGAGCCGGTTGATCGCGGAGCCGCAATTCACATTGGCGGCGCGTCTGATCGGCGAGGCCATGAAGGCCGACATCGATCGGTCCGGCCTCGTCGACGAGATGGAGGCGATCGCCGCCGCCGGCCGCGCCGCGAGACAGCTATCGAAGAGGCTGTCACTGCGAAAATCGGCCTGA
- a CDS encoding LysR family transcriptional regulator — translation MELRHIRYFLAVAEEKNFTRAAARVGIGQPPLSQQIKDLEAEVGAALFHRIPQGAELTEAGRAFLENVQVIPMQAERAIRAAQRAARGQIGSLRVGFTNSAPFSPVVTSTIRSFRRAYPDVDLTLEEASTARLIAGLRDGELDAVFLRPNEGEDDLQFRRLSSEPMLVVLPASHPEAKSTEIDLIRLKGDPLILTPRGSAWVDTVITACRRAGFEPTLGQSAPQISSVVSLVAAELGFSLVPASMRQLQVTGVTYREVKGDSPVARLTLAFRRGETSKIVRNFIAKAVA, via the coding sequence ATGGAACTTCGCCACATCCGCTATTTCCTCGCGGTTGCAGAGGAGAAAAATTTCACACGCGCCGCTGCGCGGGTTGGAATTGGGCAGCCGCCGCTGAGCCAGCAGATCAAGGATCTTGAGGCCGAAGTCGGGGCTGCGCTCTTCCATCGCATTCCCCAAGGTGCCGAACTGACCGAGGCGGGGCGCGCATTTCTGGAGAACGTGCAGGTCATTCCTATGCAGGCGGAGCGCGCCATTCGAGCGGCTCAAAGGGCTGCGCGGGGTCAAATCGGATCGCTCCGGGTGGGCTTTACCAACTCGGCCCCATTTAGTCCTGTTGTCACCTCGACGATCCGATCGTTTCGCCGGGCTTATCCCGATGTGGATCTGACCCTCGAGGAGGCGAGTACAGCCCGCCTCATTGCGGGCCTACGGGACGGCGAGCTGGACGCGGTGTTCCTGCGCCCCAATGAGGGCGAGGACGATCTGCAGTTTCGGCGCCTCTCCAGCGAGCCGATGCTCGTCGTATTGCCCGCAAGCCATCCGGAGGCGAAGTCGACTGAAATCGATCTCATCAGGCTGAAGGGGGATCCGCTCATTCTGACGCCGCGCGGATCGGCCTGGGTTGACACCGTCATCACGGCCTGTCGGCGGGCGGGCTTCGAGCCGACCCTCGGGCAGTCCGCGCCTCAGATCAGCTCGGTCGTCAGCCTGGTGGCAGCCGAGCTTGGCTTTTCGCTGGTACCGGCGTCGATGCGCCAGCTTCAAGTCACCGGCGTCACCTATCGTGAGGTCAAAGGGGACTCCCCAGTCGCGCGCTTGACTCTGGCGTTTCGGCGTGGCGAGACCTCGAAGATCGTCCGCAACTTCATTGCTAAAGCGGTGGCGTGA
- a CDS encoding FUSC family protein, whose product MRELKSLELRGPRAREAAKRVLSVLVAVATSSVLNLDDLSWAAFSGYMVMRGSVAETFQRGLMRIVGTAGGALLGLLLAPGTANDPLLLMVFLFIVSWIGTFQSLTTNYSYAWLFFGLTAGMVTTEALASPDAVVHFAATRVAEITVGTCMSLFVASLYSDTAGRREQHANDVLWCGRLHDVLNENWLREHWLLLEHCTRAALAVALLPLIWRWFGIEDFSQTAITSYVIMIVPSAAVGDRRYAAIYERIAHRTLGCLLGSAFALVSIGLFGTGLPVTVLTLAAGVWVGCQIQTGREINYLGTQFTLGLLVTLVQGPAPITDITPGLERFVGIAIGSAMLCMTTCLWPLVQDK is encoded by the coding sequence GTGCGTGAGCTCAAATCGCTCGAGCTTCGCGGCCCGCGCGCCAGAGAGGCAGCAAAACGCGTGCTGTCGGTGTTGGTCGCTGTCGCAACGTCATCCGTTCTCAACCTTGATGATCTCTCCTGGGCGGCGTTCAGCGGCTACATGGTGATGCGTGGCAGCGTCGCCGAGACGTTCCAGCGGGGACTCATGCGCATCGTGGGCACCGCTGGTGGAGCACTGCTGGGACTCCTGCTGGCGCCCGGGACTGCGAATGACCCTTTGCTGTTGATGGTTTTCCTCTTCATTGTGTCATGGATCGGCACCTTTCAGTCGCTGACGACCAACTACAGTTACGCATGGCTGTTCTTTGGCCTTACGGCCGGGATGGTGACCACCGAGGCGCTCGCCTCGCCAGACGCTGTCGTGCATTTCGCAGCCACGCGGGTGGCGGAGATTACGGTCGGAACGTGCATGAGCCTTTTCGTTGCAAGCCTGTATTCGGATACGGCAGGCCGCAGGGAACAACATGCCAACGACGTGCTCTGGTGCGGACGCCTGCATGATGTCTTGAATGAGAACTGGCTGCGAGAGCATTGGCTGCTGCTCGAGCACTGTACACGCGCGGCGCTGGCCGTCGCCTTGCTACCTCTCATCTGGCGGTGGTTCGGCATCGAGGATTTCTCACAAACTGCGATCACCTCGTACGTCATCATGATCGTCCCATCGGCCGCGGTGGGGGATCGCCGATACGCCGCGATCTACGAGAGGATCGCCCACAGGACGCTCGGATGCCTGCTTGGTAGCGCGTTCGCTCTTGTCTCTATTGGCCTGTTCGGCACGGGATTGCCGGTAACCGTGCTCACCCTCGCTGCCGGCGTCTGGGTTGGCTGCCAAATTCAGACGGGACGGGAGATCAACTATCTCGGAACGCAGTTCACGCTCGGGCTTCTCGTCACCCTTGTTCAGGGACCGGCTCCGATCACAGATATCACCCCCGGGCTGGAGCGTTTTGTTGGCATCGCGATCGGCTCCGCCATGCTGTGTATGACGACCTGCCTTTGGCCCTTGGTTCAAGACAAGTAG
- a CDS encoding ring-cleaving dioxygenase: MSGLHHVTAIAGDPIRNFGFYTRDLGLRFVKKTVNFDDPGTYHFYYGDETGRPGTILTFFPWAGVSAGRRGVGETHQTAFRVPQRSLGYWTQRFTEKGIRYEALEKRFGESVLPFIDPDGMALALVGIPGAENEPGWSNGDVPAEHAIRGFHGVTLLLDSAAKTASVLTDVFGFKETGREGSVIRFKAPGDAEGSVVDIYEAKGFLRGHQGGGSVHHIAFRAADDAEQGKMAQKLVSNHGLHPTEQRDRNYFRSIYFREPGGVLFEIATDIPGFAVDEPVATLGRDLKLPVFLEQHRKQIEGVLPNLEETAS; the protein is encoded by the coding sequence ATGTCTGGACTGCACCATGTCACCGCGATCGCCGGCGATCCCATCCGCAATTTCGGCTTTTACACCCGCGATCTCGGCCTGCGCTTCGTCAAGAAGACGGTCAATTTCGACGATCCCGGCACCTATCACTTTTATTACGGCGACGAGACCGGGCGCCCCGGCACCATCCTGACCTTCTTCCCCTGGGCTGGCGTTTCGGCCGGGCGCCGCGGCGTCGGCGAGACCCATCAGACCGCCTTCCGCGTGCCGCAGCGCTCGCTCGGCTATTGGACGCAGCGGTTCACCGAGAAGGGCATTCGTTACGAGGCCCTGGAAAAGCGCTTTGGCGAGTCCGTGCTGCCGTTCATCGATCCCGACGGCATGGCGCTCGCGCTGGTCGGCATTCCCGGTGCCGAGAACGAGCCCGGCTGGAGCAATGGCGACGTGCCGGCCGAGCATGCGATCCGCGGCTTCCATGGCGTGACGCTGCTGCTCGACAGCGCCGCGAAGACGGCTTCCGTCCTCACCGATGTGTTCGGCTTCAAGGAGACCGGACGCGAAGGCTCGGTGATCCGCTTCAAGGCACCGGGCGATGCCGAGGGCAGTGTCGTCGACATCTATGAGGCCAAGGGTTTTCTGCGCGGACACCAGGGCGGCGGCTCGGTGCATCACATCGCCTTCCGCGCGGCCGACGATGCCGAGCAGGGCAAGATGGCGCAAAAGCTCGTGAGCAATCACGGCCTGCACCCGACCGAGCAGCGGGACCGCAACTACTTCCGCTCGATCTACTTCCGCGAGCCCGGCGGCGTGCTGTTCGAGATCGCAACCGACATCCCCGGCTTTGCCGTCGACGAACCCGTCGCGACCCTGGGCCGCGACCTGAAGCTGCCTGTTTTCCTCGAACAGCATCGCAAGCAGATCGAGGGCGTTCTGCCGAACCTGGAAGAGACCGCGTCATGA
- a CDS encoding alpha/beta hydrolase: MTATEFIHRFEPATSAGSPPLLLLHGTGGDENDLLGLGRMISPGAALLSPRGRVLEHGMPRFFRRLAEGVFDEEDVRHRARELGDFVAEAREQYGIAAPVAVGFSNGANIAAALLLLRPDVLAGAILLRAMVPLSDPPKAELGSKPILLLSGQTDPIVPASNSAKLAALLSQAGASVTHRVLPVGHQLSQADVTLARDWIGKVEAKAA; this comes from the coding sequence ATGACCGCAACTGAATTCATCCATCGCTTCGAGCCCGCGACGAGCGCGGGTTCCCCTCCACTGCTGCTGCTGCACGGCACCGGCGGCGACGAGAATGACCTGCTCGGGCTCGGCAGGATGATCTCGCCCGGCGCCGCCCTGCTCTCGCCGCGCGGCCGCGTGCTCGAGCACGGCATGCCGCGCTTCTTCCGCCGTCTCGCCGAAGGCGTGTTCGACGAGGAGGATGTGCGCCACCGCGCACGCGAACTCGGCGACTTCGTCGCGGAGGCGCGAGAGCAATACGGCATCGCCGCGCCCGTCGCCGTCGGCTTCTCCAACGGCGCCAACATCGCCGCGGCACTGTTGCTGCTCAGGCCGGACGTGCTCGCAGGCGCGATCCTGCTGCGCGCCATGGTGCCGCTGTCGGATCCGCCCAAGGCCGAGCTTGGCAGCAAGCCGATCCTGCTACTGTCCGGGCAGACTGATCCGATCGTGCCGGCGAGCAATTCGGCTAAGCTTGCCGCCCTGCTCTCGCAAGCAGGCGCGAGCGTGACCCACCGGGTCCTGCCGGTGGGCCATCAATTGTCGCAGGCCGACGTGACGCTCGCCCGTGACTGGATCGGCAAGGTCGAGGCCAAGGCAGCATAG
- a CDS encoding LysR family transcriptional regulator — protein MDKVASLRAFVKVVESGSFAEAGRQLRLSRSAISKYIADLEESLGVQLLNRTTRHASPTENGQRYFERAVVILSEIEAADQAVTQAQSAPRGLLRVNAPMSFGTMRLGPMLADFMARYPELQLQIVLSDDLLDPVQDGFDVTLRIAELESSSLIARKITPVARMICASPDYLARHGTPGHPQDLREHASLTYGFLLTGNQWKLTGADGDHWIQPAWSLCVNNAEVLRDVAIKGRGLALLPEFIAADALKKGELRTVLDDYSAPPLALYAVYPPTRHLSVKVRLFIDFLVARFGREDEEVGGRRRAEAGS, from the coding sequence TTGGATAAGGTCGCCAGCCTCCGCGCCTTCGTGAAGGTGGTCGAAAGCGGCAGCTTTGCCGAGGCCGGCCGGCAGCTGCGGCTGTCGCGCTCGGCGATCAGCAAATACATCGCCGACCTCGAGGAGAGCCTCGGCGTCCAGCTCCTGAACCGGACCACCCGGCACGCCAGCCCGACCGAGAACGGCCAGCGCTATTTCGAGCGCGCGGTCGTGATCCTCTCGGAGATCGAGGCGGCTGACCAGGCCGTGACGCAGGCCCAGTCGGCGCCGCGAGGTCTGCTCCGCGTCAACGCGCCGATGTCGTTCGGCACCATGCGGCTCGGGCCGATGCTCGCCGATTTCATGGCGCGTTACCCGGAGCTCCAGCTCCAGATCGTGCTCAGCGACGATCTGCTCGATCCTGTGCAGGACGGCTTTGACGTGACGTTGCGGATCGCGGAATTGGAATCCTCCAGCCTGATCGCGCGAAAAATCACGCCGGTGGCGCGCATGATCTGTGCTTCGCCCGACTATCTCGCGCGCCACGGCACGCCGGGGCATCCGCAGGATCTGCGCGAGCATGCCTCGCTGACCTACGGTTTCCTGCTCACCGGCAATCAGTGGAAGCTCACAGGTGCCGACGGCGATCATTGGATCCAGCCGGCCTGGTCGCTCTGCGTCAACAATGCCGAGGTGCTGCGCGACGTCGCGATCAAGGGCAGGGGGCTGGCGCTGCTGCCGGAGTTCATTGCCGCCGATGCGTTGAAGAAGGGCGAGCTGCGAACGGTGCTGGATGATTATTCTGCGCCGCCGCTCGCGCTCTATGCGGTCTATCCGCCGACCCGGCATCTGTCGGTGAAGGTGCGGCTGTTCATCGATTTTCTGGTCGCGCGGTTCGGGCGGGAGGATGAGGAAGTTGGCGGGCGCAGGCGTGCGGAGGCTGGGTCGTGA
- a CDS encoding HlyD family secretion protein: MDQNLNVILKGKSIPEPTVRDKEPSLPFAVTSLSAIPEPDRSPIPSRRRRALLFLLAVAAAVLAWWISGYLFAYTDDAYVTSDVLSITPEVTGPIAAVLVKDNEWVKRGTLLFTIDPVPFRLAVEQARAEEARTEAQLPVDRAQLQVLQAQKEAAGAAASLAAANLRRDTPLAQSGTISVQALDTTRTTEKQSAAQQHAAEAALKKANETLNLDKAAVSSAHAARLLAEWRLDRTKVVAPVDGYVTHLAIQTGDMASTSHAAVAIVDGNAWRVVANYKEYYLRHLHPGGTAWIWLDSNPWHFYRARIQGLAHGISRQRGSETLVPYVSPTVNWIRLQRRIPVRFTLLESPGSDQLFMGADARVLVIY, from the coding sequence TTGGACCAGAACCTGAATGTCATCCTGAAAGGCAAGTCCATCCCTGAGCCGACGGTCAGGGACAAAGAGCCAAGTCTTCCGTTTGCTGTAACTTCGCTGTCCGCGATACCCGAACCCGATCGATCGCCCATTCCTTCACGACGCCGGCGTGCCCTGCTGTTTCTCCTTGCCGTTGCAGCAGCTGTCTTGGCTTGGTGGATATCGGGCTATCTGTTCGCCTACACGGACGACGCATACGTCACGTCCGATGTGCTGTCGATCACGCCGGAAGTCACGGGTCCGATCGCAGCGGTTCTTGTGAAGGACAACGAATGGGTGAAGCGAGGAACACTCCTTTTCACCATCGATCCGGTTCCGTTCAGATTGGCTGTCGAGCAAGCGCGCGCGGAGGAGGCGCGAACTGAGGCTCAGCTGCCGGTCGACCGGGCACAGTTGCAGGTTCTGCAGGCGCAGAAGGAAGCGGCGGGTGCTGCCGCGAGCCTTGCGGCGGCAAATCTGCGCCGTGACACGCCGCTTGCCCAGTCCGGTACGATCTCCGTCCAGGCCCTCGACACGACGCGTACCACCGAGAAGCAAAGCGCGGCCCAGCAACATGCCGCCGAAGCTGCCTTGAAGAAGGCGAACGAGACGCTCAACCTGGATAAGGCTGCCGTTTCATCGGCCCACGCTGCACGTCTTCTCGCCGAATGGCGCCTGGACCGCACCAAAGTTGTGGCGCCCGTCGATGGTTACGTGACGCATCTTGCCATTCAAACTGGCGACATGGCTTCTACGAGCCACGCAGCGGTCGCGATCGTGGATGGAAACGCCTGGCGCGTCGTTGCCAATTACAAGGAATATTATCTACGGCACCTGCATCCCGGCGGCACCGCCTGGATCTGGCTCGACAGCAATCCATGGCATTTCTACCGCGCGCGCATCCAGGGTCTGGCGCACGGCATTAGTCGCCAGCGAGGGAGCGAGACGCTCGTCCCTTACGTATCTCCAACGGTGAACTGGATCCGACTGCAACGACGGATTCCAGTTCGATTCACGCTGCTCGAATCTCCTGGGAGCGACCAGCTGTTCATGGGCGCCGACGCTCGCGTCCTGGTCATCTACTGA
- a CDS encoding magnesium transporter CorA family protein: MLKLYRWPTDDWQGIGAEMPSEIIWADLLNATDEEKRFVEKLLKIRIPSEDSLSEIEASSRLIFEHGTLYLGSPAVRLNEDNDAEITPVGFIIGPHVLVTVRFAELPIFDQIGKRVGSDDSLENGMCVFTSLLEAMIDRGADALEHLAARVDTLSRGVFKGGLVRSKRPVRSSRRMREALENIGELADRLAKTRDVLLGVGRIASFAGDVGSEWITEASKKRLHAVSKDVASLNDYETRLTDKIQLLLDAVLGFINIQQNELFKILTIVSVVGVPPTILVGIWGMNFKHMPELDWTFGYPLAWLAILASALLPLVWFKRRGWFD; the protein is encoded by the coding sequence TTGCTCAAGCTGTACAGGTGGCCAACCGACGATTGGCAAGGCATCGGCGCGGAAATGCCCTCGGAGATCATCTGGGCCGATCTGCTGAATGCGACGGACGAGGAAAAGCGGTTCGTCGAGAAGCTGCTCAAAATTCGGATCCCGAGCGAGGACTCGCTCAGCGAGATCGAGGCGTCGAGCCGCCTGATCTTCGAGCACGGTACGCTTTATCTCGGCTCGCCCGCGGTCCGGCTCAACGAGGACAACGACGCCGAGATCACGCCGGTGGGCTTTATCATCGGCCCGCATGTGCTGGTGACGGTGCGCTTTGCGGAGCTGCCGATCTTCGACCAGATCGGCAAGCGCGTCGGCTCCGATGACAGTCTCGAGAACGGCATGTGCGTCTTCACGAGCCTGCTCGAAGCCATGATCGACCGCGGCGCTGATGCCCTGGAGCATCTCGCTGCGAGGGTCGACACGCTTTCGCGGGGCGTCTTCAAGGGCGGGCTTGTGCGCAGCAAGCGGCCGGTCCGCTCCAGCCGCAGGATGCGCGAGGCACTGGAGAACATCGGCGAATTGGCCGACCGTCTTGCCAAGACGCGCGACGTCCTGTTGGGCGTCGGACGAATTGCTTCGTTCGCCGGCGATGTGGGCAGCGAGTGGATCACGGAGGCGTCGAAGAAGCGCCTTCACGCAGTTTCGAAAGATGTCGCTTCGCTCAACGATTACGAGACGCGTCTCACAGACAAAATTCAGCTTCTGCTCGACGCCGTGCTCGGCTTCATCAACATCCAGCAGAACGAGCTGTTCAAGATCCTGACGATCGTGTCCGTCGTCGGCGTGCCGCCGACGATCCTCGTCGGTATCTGGGGCATGAACTTCAAGCATATGCCCGAGCTGGACTGGACCTTTGGCTATCCGCTGGCCTGGCTCGCGATCCTGGCGAGCGCCTTGTTGCCGCTGGTCTGGTTCAAGCGGCGTGGCTGGTTCGATTGA
- a CDS encoding amidase family protein: MLYPASQNGLVTVKPTVGLVSCAGILPISHSQDTAGPMTRTVRDAAMLLNALAAEDPLDPATERQRRPTDYTADLTGDAMKGARIGVPSDPADLLNDRYYDKLPPGSAKAMADAIKVLEDLGAVIVRANIPTAGWIGGPGTSMNVLNRNPLSRNKGNVATPPIVFLYELKRDLNLYLRRTSWPSTRRMRSGRCGSAGPVPRRRHDQG, translated from the coding sequence TTGCTGTATCCGGCCAGCCAGAACGGCCTCGTCACGGTGAAGCCCACCGTGGGACTGGTCAGCTGTGCCGGCATCCTGCCGATCTCGCATAGCCAGGACACCGCAGGTCCCATGACGCGCACCGTGCGCGATGCGGCGATGCTGTTGAATGCGCTTGCGGCCGAGGATCCGCTCGATCCTGCAACCGAGCGGCAGCGGCGGCCGACCGATTACACTGCCGATCTCACCGGCGATGCGATGAAGGGCGCCCGCATCGGCGTCCCAAGCGACCCGGCCGATCTCCTGAACGATCGCTATTACGACAAGCTGCCGCCGGGATCGGCCAAGGCGATGGCTGACGCGATCAAGGTGCTGGAGGATCTCGGCGCGGTCATCGTACGCGCGAACATTCCGACGGCAGGCTGGATCGGTGGGCCGGGGACGAGCATGAATGTGCTCAACCGCAATCCGCTGAGCCGCAACAAGGGCAACGTGGCGACGCCGCCGATCGTCTTCCTCTACGAGCTGAAGCGCGATCTCAATCTTTACCTCCGTCGGACATCGTGGCCTTCAACGAGGCGAATGCGGAGCGGACGCTGCGGTTCGGCAGGACCTGTTCCTCGCCGCCGACATGACCAGGGGTGA